One Roseomonas sp. OT10 DNA window includes the following coding sequences:
- a CDS encoding oligopeptide/dipeptide ABC transporter ATP-binding protein encodes MYLGQIVEEGPAEAVFADPRHPYTRALLASVPGEGGAAPLEGDVPSPIAPPAACRFHTRCPLAQPVCRTADPALAPAGGDAAHRSACHFRDSLPPLERRRHDAAGERLRRLQRFFIPANLDTPSPGDAA; translated from the coding sequence ATGTACCTCGGCCAGATCGTCGAGGAGGGGCCGGCCGAGGCGGTCTTCGCCGATCCGCGCCATCCCTATACCCGGGCGCTGCTGGCCTCCGTGCCCGGCGAGGGCGGGGCCGCGCCGCTGGAGGGCGACGTGCCCAGCCCGATCGCGCCCCCCGCCGCCTGCCGCTTCCACACCCGCTGCCCGCTGGCGCAGCCGGTCTGCCGCACGGCCGACCCGGCGCTGGCGCCGGCAGGGGGCGACGCCGCGCACCGCTCCGCCTGCCATTTCCGCGACAGCCTGCCGCCGCTGGAACGCCGCCGGCATGACGCCGCCGGCGAACGGCTCCGCCGGCTGCAGCGCTTCTTCATCCCTGCCAACCTCGACACGCCGTCACCGGGAGACGCCGCATGA
- a CDS encoding DUF3237 domain-containing protein: MSQEPGFEFIGLVEASVGPPLRVGSGAMGERRIVPILGGRVAGPRLEGEILPGGADFQLIRPDGVTEIEARYTVRLTDGALVYVVNRGLRDAAPEDMARLLRGEPVPPERVYFRTTPVFETPSPAHAWMQRRLFLGHGERRPDSVHIRLYAV, encoded by the coding sequence ATGAGCCAGGAACCCGGATTCGAGTTCATCGGCCTGGTGGAAGCCTCGGTCGGCCCGCCCCTGCGCGTGGGGAGCGGTGCGATGGGGGAGCGCCGGATCGTCCCGATCCTGGGCGGCCGCGTCGCCGGCCCGCGGCTGGAGGGCGAGATCCTCCCCGGCGGCGCCGATTTCCAGCTGATCCGCCCGGACGGGGTCACCGAGATCGAGGCGCGCTACACCGTCCGGCTGACGGACGGCGCCCTGGTCTACGTGGTCAACCGCGGCCTGCGCGACGCCGCCCCCGAGGACATGGCCCGGCTGCTCCGCGGCGAGCCGGTCCCGCCCGAGCGGGTCTATTTCCGCACCACGCCGGTCTTCGAGACCCCCTCCCCCGCCCATGCCTGGATGCAGCGCCGCCTGTTCCTCGGCCATGGCGAGCGCCGGCCGGATTCGGTCCACATCCGCCTCTACGCCGTGTGA
- a CDS encoding ABC transporter permease: MSAATTAAAVPARGEGPWRRALRRFLRRRLAVLGLVVVLAFVAAAILAPWIAPFDPAATSWSRIRKPPSDLHWFGTDENGRDVLSRVLWGGRASLMAGFVSVAAALLAGVPLGLLAGLTGGWVDAAISRLADAMLSVPFLILAIALAAFLGPALENAMLAIAISATPIFVRLARGMALEARATEWAEAARALGNPPWRTALVHVLPNIVPPLLVQGTLAVAEAIIAEASLSFLGLGQQPPAPSWGSMLNAAQRFLGQAPWMAIYPGLAIFLVVLAFNLLGDGLRDALDPRSGGR, from the coding sequence ATGAGCGCGGCGACGACCGCCGCCGCGGTGCCCGCGCGGGGCGAGGGCCCCTGGCGCCGGGCGCTGCGGCGCTTCCTGCGCCGCCGCCTTGCCGTGCTGGGGCTGGTCGTGGTGCTGGCCTTCGTGGCCGCCGCGATCCTGGCGCCCTGGATCGCGCCCTTCGATCCCGCCGCCACCTCCTGGTCGCGCATCCGCAAGCCGCCCTCGGACCTCCACTGGTTCGGCACGGACGAGAACGGGCGCGACGTGCTCTCGCGCGTGCTCTGGGGCGGGCGCGCCTCGCTGATGGCGGGCTTCGTCTCCGTGGCCGCGGCGCTGCTGGCCGGCGTGCCGCTGGGGCTGCTGGCCGGGCTGACGGGCGGCTGGGTGGATGCCGCCATCTCGCGGCTGGCGGATGCCATGCTGTCCGTGCCCTTCCTGATCCTGGCCATCGCGCTCGCCGCCTTCCTGGGCCCGGCGCTGGAGAACGCGATGCTGGCCATCGCCATCTCCGCCACGCCGATCTTCGTGCGCCTCGCCCGCGGCATGGCGCTGGAAGCCAGGGCGACGGAATGGGCCGAGGCCGCGCGGGCCCTGGGCAACCCGCCCTGGCGCACCGCGCTGGTGCACGTCCTGCCCAACATCGTCCCGCCCCTGCTGGTCCAGGGGACGCTGGCGGTGGCAGAGGCGATCATCGCCGAGGCGTCGCTGAGCTTCCTCGGCCTCGGGCAGCAACCGCCCGCGCCCTCCTGGGGCTCGATGCTGAACGCGGCGCAGCGCTTCCTGGGGCAGGCCCCCTGGATGGCGATCTATCCCGGACTGGCCATCTTCCTGGTGGTGCTCGCCTTCAACCTGCTCGGCGACGGGCTGCGCGATGCGCTGGACCCGCGGTCCGGCGGACGCTGA
- a CDS encoding ABC transporter substrate-binding protein, which yields MNKTLAAACLAVLATSAVPLGLAAPAQAQNLRIGLREDPDIMDPTLARTFVGRIVFASLCDKLFDINDKLEIVPQLATGFRWEDPRTLLITLRDGVRFHDGERMDAEAVRYSLNRHLTLQGSFRRGEINAMDGVEVVDPLTVRVRLKVAFAPFVSQLTDRAGMIVSPKAAEAAGRDFGNRPVCAGPFRFVERVAQDRIVVERFPDYWDAGRIHVQRITYQPIPDGTVRLANLQAGSLDLIEVTTATDVPIIQKDRRLRLSQTDELGYQSITYNVGNGPRSQNPFGRDARVRAAFELAIDRDALNQVVYEGQQTVTAQPVPPSSPYHVPGFRPEPRDVNRAKQLLREAGVQTPVVVEMTAPNSPEIRQMAEVIQSMVAEAGFELRINAMEFASSLQAAARGDFQTYILAWSGRVDPDGNTWTFIHSQGPQNDGRYASPEVDRLLDEARAETEVEKRRALYARVWDVAIRQDRSRMYLWHRKNFVAHVARLTGYHPVPDGLIRVQDLRFQ from the coding sequence ATGAACAAGACGCTGGCCGCCGCCTGCCTCGCCGTCCTGGCCACGAGCGCCGTCCCTCTCGGACTCGCCGCCCCGGCCCAGGCGCAGAACCTGCGCATCGGGCTGCGCGAGGATCCGGACATCATGGACCCGACCCTGGCCCGCACCTTCGTCGGGCGCATCGTCTTCGCCTCGCTCTGCGACAAGCTGTTCGACATCAACGACAAGCTGGAGATCGTGCCCCAGCTCGCCACCGGCTTCCGGTGGGAGGACCCCAGGACGCTGCTCATCACCCTGCGCGACGGCGTGCGCTTCCATGACGGGGAAAGGATGGATGCGGAGGCGGTGCGCTACTCGCTGAACCGCCACCTGACGCTGCAGGGCTCCTTCCGCCGAGGCGAGATCAACGCGATGGACGGCGTGGAGGTGGTGGACCCGCTGACGGTGCGCGTGCGGCTCAAGGTGGCCTTCGCGCCCTTCGTCTCGCAGCTCACGGACCGCGCCGGCATGATCGTCTCGCCCAAGGCGGCGGAGGCGGCCGGGCGCGACTTCGGCAACCGCCCCGTCTGCGCCGGCCCCTTCCGCTTCGTCGAGCGCGTGGCGCAGGACCGCATCGTGGTGGAGCGCTTCCCCGACTATTGGGATGCCGGGCGTATCCACGTCCAGCGCATCACCTACCAGCCCATCCCGGACGGCACGGTGCGGCTGGCCAACCTCCAGGCGGGCTCGCTCGACCTGATCGAGGTGACCACGGCGACGGACGTGCCCATCATCCAGAAGGACCGGCGCCTGCGCCTCAGCCAGACGGACGAGCTGGGCTACCAGTCCATCACCTACAACGTCGGCAACGGCCCGCGGTCGCAGAACCCCTTCGGCCGCGATGCCCGCGTGCGCGCCGCCTTCGAGCTGGCGATCGACCGCGACGCGCTGAACCAGGTGGTCTACGAGGGGCAGCAGACCGTCACCGCGCAGCCGGTGCCGCCCTCCTCCCCCTATCACGTCCCCGGCTTCCGACCGGAGCCGCGCGACGTGAACCGCGCGAAGCAGCTGCTGCGGGAGGCCGGGGTGCAGACGCCGGTGGTGGTGGAGATGACCGCGCCGAACAGCCCGGAGATCCGCCAGATGGCGGAGGTGATCCAGTCCATGGTGGCCGAGGCGGGGTTCGAGCTGCGCATCAACGCCATGGAGTTCGCCTCCTCCCTCCAGGCGGCGGCGCGCGGGGACTTCCAGACCTACATCCTCGCCTGGTCGGGGCGGGTCGATCCCGACGGCAACACCTGGACCTTCATCCACTCCCAGGGTCCGCAGAACGACGGCCGGTACGCCAGCCCGGAGGTGGACCGGCTGCTGGACGAGGCCCGGGCCGAGACGGAGGTGGAGAAGCGCCGCGCGCTCTACGCCCGCGTCTGGGACGTCGCGATCCGCCAGGACCGGTCGCGCATGTACCTGTGGCACCGCAAGAACTTCGTGGCGCATGTGGCGCGGCTGACCGGCTACCATCCCGTGCCGGACGGGTTGATCCGCGTGCAGGACCTGCGCTTCCAGTAG
- a CDS encoding ABC transporter permease: MWGWLLRRLGQVVPTLLILSALVFGLQQLMPGDPALIMAGEERGDPQVLAQIREELMLDRPVWAQYLAWLGRTLTGDLGFSWRIRQPVAQLILEKLPVTLQLGSMAFVIAVLIGVPAGVISAVRRDRPADWLANGVALAGISTPNFWLGIMMILLFSVQLGWLPPSGYVPLTEDPVQSLKTTIMPALVLGSGVAGVLMRHTRAAMLGALGQDYIRTARAKGLAERVVVARHALRNALIPVVTLGTIELGRLLAGAVLTEQIFTIPGFGKLIVDAVFNRDYPVVQGVVVATALIFVLLSLLADLLYMAINPRLRAA; encoded by the coding sequence ATGTGGGGCTGGCTGTTGCGCCGCCTGGGACAGGTGGTGCCCACGCTGCTGATCCTCTCGGCCCTGGTCTTCGGCCTGCAGCAGCTGATGCCCGGCGACCCGGCGCTGATCATGGCCGGGGAGGAGCGCGGCGACCCGCAGGTGCTGGCCCAGATCCGCGAGGAGCTGATGCTCGACCGGCCGGTCTGGGCGCAGTACCTGGCCTGGCTGGGGCGCACCCTGACGGGCGACCTCGGCTTCTCCTGGCGCATCCGCCAGCCGGTGGCGCAGCTGATCCTGGAGAAGCTGCCGGTCACGCTGCAGCTCGGCAGCATGGCCTTCGTCATCGCCGTGCTGATCGGCGTGCCGGCGGGGGTGATCTCCGCCGTGCGGCGCGACCGGCCGGCGGACTGGCTGGCGAACGGCGTGGCGCTGGCCGGCATCTCCACGCCGAACTTCTGGCTCGGCATCATGATGATCCTGCTGTTCAGCGTGCAGCTCGGCTGGCTGCCGCCCTCCGGCTACGTGCCGCTGACCGAGGACCCGGTGCAGTCGCTGAAGACCACCATCATGCCCGCCCTCGTGCTGGGCTCCGGCGTCGCCGGCGTGCTGATGCGCCACACCCGCGCCGCGATGCTGGGCGCGCTGGGGCAGGACTACATCCGCACCGCCCGCGCCAAGGGGCTGGCCGAGCGCGTCGTCGTGGCCAGGCACGCGCTGCGCAACGCGCTGATCCCGGTGGTGACGCTGGGCACGATCGAGCTGGGCCGGCTTCTGGCCGGCGCGGTGCTGACCGAGCAGATCTTCACCATCCCCGGCTTCGGCAAGCTGATCGTCGATGCCGTGTTCAACCGCGACTACCCGGTGGTGCAGGGGGTGGTGGTCGCCACCGCGCTGATCTTCGTGCTGCTCTCGCTGCTGGCGGACCTGCTCTACATGGCGATCAACCCGAGGCTGCGCGCGGCATGA
- a CDS encoding ABC transporter ATP-binding protein: protein MSHSPDPGPWALELDGVSVAFATDRGPLRAVDGVSLAVAPGRTLAVVGESGCGKSATALAVMGLLAPGATVGGHIRLAGQEIATLPEAERRALRGGRMAMIFQEPMTSLNPAFTAGEQIAEALRLHEKLSHAAAFDAAVAMLERVRIPDAARRARQYPHQLSGGMRQRVMIAMALACRPRVLIADEPTTALDVTVQAGVLALLDGLRRDTGTAVILVTHDLGVVADHADDVVVMYAGRVAESGPASRVLSHPEHPYTIGLLGAAPRLDTPRGTRLASIDGTVPDLMHPPPGCRFAPRCPFAVAACNDAQPPLVEVGPGHRAACIRAPLDAALAA from the coding sequence GTGAGCCATTCCCCCGACCCCGGACCCTGGGCCCTGGAGCTGGACGGGGTCTCGGTCGCCTTCGCCACCGATCGCGGTCCGCTGCGCGCGGTGGACGGCGTCTCCCTCGCCGTCGCCCCCGGCCGCACCCTGGCCGTGGTCGGCGAGAGCGGCTGCGGCAAGTCCGCCACCGCCCTGGCGGTGATGGGGCTGCTGGCCCCCGGCGCCACGGTCGGCGGCCATATCCGCCTGGCCGGGCAGGAGATCGCCACCCTGCCCGAGGCGGAGCGCCGCGCCCTGCGCGGCGGCCGCATGGCGATGATCTTCCAGGAGCCGATGACCTCGCTGAACCCCGCCTTCACCGCCGGGGAGCAGATCGCCGAGGCGCTGCGCCTGCACGAGAAGCTGTCCCATGCCGCCGCCTTCGACGCGGCGGTCGCCATGCTGGAGCGCGTCCGCATCCCCGACGCCGCCCGCCGCGCCCGCCAGTACCCGCACCAGCTCTCCGGCGGCATGCGGCAGCGCGTGATGATCGCCATGGCGCTGGCCTGCCGCCCGCGCGTGCTGATCGCGGACGAACCGACCACCGCCCTGGACGTGACGGTGCAGGCGGGGGTCCTCGCCCTCCTCGACGGGCTGCGCCGCGACACCGGCACCGCGGTCATCCTGGTCACGCACGACCTGGGCGTCGTCGCCGACCATGCCGACGACGTCGTCGTGATGTATGCCGGCCGCGTCGCGGAATCCGGCCCCGCCAGCCGCGTGCTCTCCCACCCCGAGCACCCCTACACCATCGGCCTGCTCGGCGCGGCACCCCGGCTGGACACCCCCCGCGGCACCCGCCTCGCCTCCATCGACGGCACCGTCCCCGACCTGATGCACCCGCCCCCCGGCTGCCGCTTCGCCCCGCGCTGCCCCTTCGCGGTCGCCGCCTGCAACGACGCCCAGCCGCCGCTGGTCGAGGTGGGGCCGGGGCATCGCGCGGCCTGCATCCGGGCGCCGCTCGACGCGGCGCTGGCGGCATGA
- a CDS encoding DUF1028 domain-containing protein, protein MTWSILARDPDTGELGAAVATRFFAVGALCLRVEGGLGAAATQALVNPLLAPAALARLRGGDAPEAALAATLAADAGAAVRQLHLLDAAGRAACHTGAGCVGWAGQAAGRDVSVAGNMLAGQAVVTATRDAFLDGAGRPMAERLIAALEAGQAAGGDKRGRQSAALVTAGPEDAFPALDLRVDDHPDPLAELRRLHAVARQRFVHYRRFLAGRDHPGVFDRAVLDRLIAQSMADPAP, encoded by the coding sequence ATGACCTGGAGCATCCTCGCCCGCGACCCCGACACCGGGGAACTCGGCGCCGCCGTCGCCACCCGCTTCTTCGCCGTGGGCGCGCTCTGCCTCCGGGTCGAGGGCGGGCTCGGCGCCGCAGCCACCCAGGCGCTGGTCAACCCGCTCCTCGCCCCCGCCGCCCTGGCCCGGCTGCGCGGCGGCGACGCGCCCGAGGCAGCCCTGGCCGCGACGCTTGCCGCCGATGCGGGGGCCGCGGTGCGCCAGCTGCACCTGCTGGATGCAGCGGGCCGGGCGGCCTGCCACACCGGGGCGGGATGCGTCGGCTGGGCCGGGCAGGCGGCGGGCCGGGACGTCTCGGTGGCGGGCAACATGCTCGCGGGCCAGGCGGTCGTGACGGCGACGCGCGACGCCTTCCTGGACGGCGCCGGCCGCCCCATGGCCGAACGGCTGATCGCGGCGCTGGAGGCGGGACAGGCGGCCGGCGGCGACAAGCGCGGCCGGCAGTCCGCCGCCCTGGTCACCGCCGGGCCGGAGGATGCCTTCCCCGCCCTGGACCTGCGGGTGGACGACCACCCGGATCCGCTGGCGGAGCTGCGCCGGCTGCACGCCGTCGCCCGCCAGCGCTTCGTGCACTACCGCCGCTTCCTGGCGGGGCGCGACCATCCCGGCGTCTTCGACCGGGCGGTGCTGGACCGGCTGATCGCGCAATCCATGGCGGACCCCGCCCCGTGA
- a CDS encoding GFA family protein has translation MLQGGCLCGQVRYEAEGAPFHPTICHCGMCRRAAGAPMVAWFSVPREGFRWVAGEPARYASSPGATRCFCRRCGTSLTFAAAQTPDEIDVTTASLDDPEAVPPRDHTHVATRLSWVATDDGLPAYRDRRLGG, from the coding sequence ATGCTCCAGGGTGGCTGCCTGTGCGGGCAGGTGCGGTACGAGGCGGAGGGCGCGCCCTTCCACCCGACCATCTGCCACTGCGGCATGTGCCGGCGCGCGGCCGGGGCGCCGATGGTGGCCTGGTTCAGCGTGCCCCGGGAGGGCTTCCGCTGGGTGGCGGGGGAACCGGCGCGCTACGCCTCCAGCCCCGGTGCGACGCGCTGCTTCTGCCGGCGCTGCGGCACGTCGCTGACCTTCGCCGCGGCGCAGACCCCGGATGAGATCGACGTCACCACCGCCTCTCTGGACGATCCGGAGGCCGTGCCGCCGCGCGACCACACGCACGTCGCGACCAGGCTAAGCTGGGTCGCCACCGACGACGGGCTGCCGGCGTACCGGGACCGACGCCTCGGCGGATAG
- a CDS encoding HugZ family pyridoxamine 5'-phosphate oxidase: MAQPGNATEEPAGTARRLMREAASAVLSTMAEGGQPFASLVTPAVAPDGAVLLWLSSLAVHTRHLQREPRCALLFQGTAEGENPQTAPRVTVTGLAAPVEDAALKALWLERHPYAAPYADFGDFRLWRMDPGGGLLVAGFARAHRLRAADFRPRDAAAGPEEESA, from the coding sequence GTGGCGCAACCGGGGAACGCGACGGAGGAGCCGGCCGGGACCGCCCGGCGGCTGATGCGGGAGGCGGCGTCGGCCGTCCTGTCCACCATGGCGGAAGGCGGGCAGCCCTTCGCCTCGCTGGTCACCCCGGCGGTGGCGCCGGATGGGGCGGTGCTGCTCTGGCTCTCCTCCCTCGCCGTCCACACCCGGCATCTGCAACGGGAGCCGCGCTGCGCCCTGCTGTTCCAGGGGACGGCGGAGGGGGAGAATCCGCAGACCGCCCCGCGCGTGACCGTCACCGGCCTCGCGGCGCCGGTCGAGGACGCGGCGTTGAAGGCCCTCTGGCTGGAACGCCACCCCTATGCCGCCCCCTATGCGGATTTCGGGGATTTCCGCCTCTGGCGCATGGACCCGGGCGGCGGGCTGCTGGTGGCGGGCTTCGCCCGGGCGCACCGCCTCCGCGCCGCTGATTTCCGGCCCCGGGACGCGGCGGCCGGCCCGGAGGAGGAGAGCGCATGA
- a CDS encoding response regulator transcription factor yields MAQTIALVDDDRNILTSVSMTLEQEGYQVRTYTDGESALQGLLARPADLAVLDIKMPRMDGMELLQRLRQRTALPVIFLTSKDDELDELMGLRLGADDYITKPFSQRLLLERIRALLRRNETSRAEGSGAPAGGVIARGDLVLDETKHTCTWKGKPVQLTVTEFLLVKALAVRPGMVKNRDQLIDAAYGENIYVDDRTIDSHVKRVRKKFRAVDDDFSHIETLYGIGYRYKEA; encoded by the coding sequence ATGGCCCAGACCATCGCCCTCGTGGATGACGACCGCAACATCCTGACCTCCGTCTCGATGACCCTGGAGCAGGAGGGCTACCAGGTCCGCACCTACACGGACGGGGAGAGCGCCCTGCAAGGGCTGCTGGCCCGGCCGGCGGACCTTGCGGTGCTGGACATCAAGATGCCCCGGATGGACGGGATGGAGCTGCTGCAGCGGCTGCGCCAGCGCACCGCCCTGCCGGTGATCTTCCTGACCAGCAAGGATGACGAGCTGGACGAGCTGATGGGCCTGCGCCTCGGCGCGGACGACTACATCACCAAGCCCTTCAGCCAGCGCCTGCTGCTCGAGCGCATCCGCGCCCTGCTGCGCCGCAACGAGACGAGCCGCGCCGAGGGCTCCGGGGCGCCCGCCGGCGGCGTGATCGCCCGCGGCGACCTGGTGCTGGACGAGACCAAGCACACCTGCACCTGGAAGGGGAAGCCGGTGCAGCTGACGGTGACGGAGTTCCTGCTGGTCAAGGCGCTGGCGGTGCGGCCGGGCATGGTGAAGAACCGCGACCAGCTGATCGACGCCGCCTATGGCGAGAACATCTACGTGGACGACCGCACCATCGACAGCCACGTCAAGCGCGTGCGCAAGAAGTTCCGGGCGGTGGACGACGACTTCTCCCACATCGAGACGCTCTACGGCATCGGCTACCGCTACAAGGAGGCCTGA
- a CDS encoding GntR family transcriptional regulator has translation MSNDAPLAGPLGPQSGRPSPRYSRLARTLMAEIGAGRYAVGEQLPTEAVLCDRFGVSRHTVRQALRELKEFGVVSAHPGIGTWVRARQPEPSRFVHGASSVEDLLQVSRATRLRLVEHQEVVADAALAGFLGCRPGKAWLRLRLLRVLPQDERPVAVLTTYILPEAADILPRIAESPDPIFVMIEQAHGLRVVEIAQEITPVRLEAEPAALLGAEPGEAALRMIRRFRDERDEVLQVADGLYPAGRFIHSAVFRLRRGGEAAPPEAG, from the coding sequence ATCTCCAACGACGCGCCGCTCGCCGGGCCGCTCGGCCCGCAGAGCGGCCGGCCCTCCCCCCGCTACTCCCGCCTGGCCCGGACGCTGATGGCCGAGATCGGCGCCGGCCGCTACGCCGTGGGCGAACAGCTTCCCACCGAGGCGGTGCTGTGCGACCGCTTCGGCGTCAGCCGCCATACGGTGCGGCAGGCGCTGCGCGAGCTGAAGGAGTTCGGGGTGGTTTCGGCCCATCCCGGCATCGGCACCTGGGTCCGCGCCCGCCAGCCCGAGCCCTCCCGCTTCGTGCATGGGGCCTCCTCGGTCGAGGACCTGCTGCAGGTCTCGCGCGCGACACGGCTGCGCCTGGTGGAGCATCAGGAGGTGGTGGCGGATGCGGCGCTGGCCGGCTTCCTGGGCTGCAGGCCCGGCAAGGCCTGGCTGCGCCTGCGCCTGTTGCGCGTCCTGCCGCAGGACGAGCGGCCGGTCGCCGTTCTGACCACCTACATCCTGCCCGAGGCAGCGGACATCCTGCCCCGGATCGCGGAATCGCCGGACCCGATCTTCGTGATGATCGAGCAGGCGCACGGGCTGCGCGTGGTGGAGATCGCCCAGGAGATCACGCCGGTCCGGCTGGAGGCCGAGCCGGCGGCACTCCTGGGTGCCGAACCCGGCGAGGCGGCCCTGCGGATGATCCGCCGCTTCCGCGACGAGCGGGACGAGGTGCTGCAGGTGGCGGACGGCCTCTACCCGGCCGGCCGTTTCATCCACAGCGCCGTGTTCCGCCTGCGCCGGGGCGGGGAGGCCGCGCCGCCAGAGGCGGGCTGA